GCGTTCCCAGTGTTTTAGCCATTGTTTATGTCCCTTCACTGCGCGGTCGCCTTCCGATACGGCAACCTTTCGTTGGGACTAGTATATTTGCTAAAACGTTTTATCATGGTGAAAAAACGTTTTATCATCTTTATCGATCCCATCGATCGGCAAAACGCGACATTCACCTGCGGCATTATCTGTCACAGGTACTCCACATTCAATCTGCATGAATTGGTAAACGTGTTTAGTTGTGTTTAGTAAGCTCGAGCACACTGTCCTTAACGATAAGCGCCGGCTCCAGAACGACCTCTTCGGCACGCCTACCGCCCCTACCGGCAAGACGCTTGGACATGCAGCCAAAAGCATGCTCCGCAAGGACACCAGGATCCTGCTCAATCGCGGTCAGCGCCGGCTCAAAGAGGACGTCGGCTGCCGAGTTGTCATAGCTTACAACCGAGATATCGCCCGGGATGCTCTTCCCCATCTCATGCAGGCGCTTGAGCAGACCCAGCGCAATGTTGTCCGAGCTTGCGAACACGGCGGTGGCGTCAGTTGCGAGCACCGCCTCCGAGGCCTCGTAGGCACTCGAAATGTAGTACTCGCTCTCAAACTCCAAACGCGCGTCGATCGGCAGGCCAACCTCGCGCAGCGCGCGCTCATAGCCGGCAAGTCGCTTGCGGCCCGTATTGGAACGGCGGGCATTAACCAGGCAGGCAATACGGCGGTGGCCTTGCTCGATCAGATAGCGGGTGGCCATATAGCCGCCCATCTCGTGGTCGAACATCACCTTGTCGCACTCGAGCCCCTCAATGGCACGGTCGACCATTACGGCCGGGATGGGCAGGTGGCTGACTTCTTCGCGCAGGGCGCGGTCGTCGGAGAACTCGTCACCCACCACCAGGAAGACGCCATCAACGCCGCGCGTCACCAGCTGGCGCAGCAGCTCCAGATCGTCATCGGCGCTTCCGCCCGAGCTGGTAATGAAGAGCGCATAGCCGTCCTCGCGGCAGCGCTTTTCCAGGCTACCGGCGAGCGAGGCAAAAAAGCGGCTCTCGATGTTAGGGACGATAAGGCCCAGCGTGCGCGACTCGCGCATGACCAGGCTGCGCGCAATCTGGTTGGGAACATAGTGGTTGCGCGCCGCGACCTCTTTGATGAGCTTGCGGTTTTCTTCCGAGATGCGACAGGGCCGATTATTGAGAACAAGCGAGACCGACGAGGGGGAAAGCCCCACCTCCTGGGCGATCTGCTTGAGGGTGACTTTGTTGGCCATCTCGCTCCTTCCGGGTTTACGCGCAATCTCTTGAAAGTATAGCGACTACCCCTCTACCTCGGTGATAAACACTTTACCAATCCGGTGGACGGCTGTTTTATCGCCGCCAGCGCACCAAATCCGTCCGGGTGGGGTATATTGCAATCGATTGATGACAACGACCACCAAAAGGCGGATATTCGTATGCACGAGAACGACTTTTTTAACGAGGACCTGCTGTGCGCGCTCGCTGGCGTTGCCGGCGAGGACAACGTGCTGATGAGCGAGCCCATGCGCGAGCACACCACGTTTAAGATCGGCGGCCCGGCCGACGTCTTTGTCACGCCCGATACCGAGCAGGGCCTCGTCGCCACGCTCGATACCTGCTATCGCTGCGACCTGCCACTCACCATCGTGGGCAACGGCTCCGACTTGCTCGTCGGCGACAAGGGCATCCGCGGCGTCGTCGTAGCGCTGGGCGAGGGCCTCTCCAACATTACGGTCAACGGCACGCACGTCACGGCGGCAGCCGGCGCCTTGCTTTCCGATGTCGCCGCGGCGGCAGCCGAGGCCGGTCTCACCGGCATGGAGCCCATCTCGGGCATTCCCGGATCGGTCGGCGGCGCCTGCTACATGAACGCCGGAGCTTACGGTGCCTGCATGGCCGATGTACTGGAGTCCGTGCGCGTCTACAAACCTGCTCGCCAGCTCGACGACGGCACCCGCGGCAGCGGCAATATCATTGAGTTCGATGTCGACGAGCTCAACCTGGGTTATCGCAAGAGCCGCATCGCCGACGACGGCTTCATCGTGCTTTCGGCCACTTTCAATCTCGCCCCGGGCAACGCCGCGATGATCAAGGCCGACATGGATGACTACCGCCAGCGCCGCGAGGACAAGCAGCCGCTCGACATGCCGAGCGCCGGCTCCACCTTCAAGCGCCCCGAGGGCTACTTTGCCGGCAAGCTCATCATGGACGCCGGCCTGCGAGGACACGCCATCGGCGGCGCGCAGGTGAGCGAAAAGCACTGCGGCTTCATCGTCAACGCCGACCACGCCACCGCCGCCGATGTCGACGAACTCATCCGCCACATCCAAACAACCGTCAAAGACCAATTCGACGTAGACCTAGAACCCGAAGTCCACCGAGTAGGCGAATTCCTCTAATAAAAAAGAAGGCCCCGAAAAGGGCCTTCGCCATATTTATTCAGACAACCAGTCCGATGTGTGACGCATTGGATCCGAGAGGTCCGTGGCTGCCCGGAAGGCATTAGGTTGATCGCGAGTTCCGCACGAGCCGGAGAGCACTTAATGTGCTCTCCGTGCGAGCAGGACTGTCCGAGCAGGCAACCTAATGCCTTCCGGGCAGCCACGGACCAACTTACTTCAAACCGCCGTTACGACAGCGCGATACCGCCGAGCCAGCCCCAACGCACGCCAGAGCCAGTACCATAAAAGCTAATGAACGAATCAAGCGACTTAGACGTAATGGCACCCTCGTTGCTCATAACGATGCCGCCGCCAACGTAGATACCCACATGACCGTAGATAAGGCCCGGAGCACCCGTGCCGCTGTGCGAGGAATCGGCCACGATCATGCCCACCTGCAGCGCCGAGCGGTCGGAGCTATAGCACCAGGCGTTGAACATGTCACACGCGTTGCCGCCAAAATAGCCCACGCCGGCATTGCGGAAGACGTTGGTAACCCAGGCAGCACACCAGCCCTGGCCGGGAGAAGGCGTCGAGTAGCACGCATTGACGACGGCCTGCTGCTTGCCCGAACCGCCCGTCTGTTGCGGGATGCCGCCGGCATACGAGCCGCCACCCGAGCTCGAGCCACCCGAAGAAGAGCCCGTGTTCGCAGAGGCCGCGGCTGCCGCAGCCGCCTTCCTAGCGGCCTCCTCAGCCTGGGCGGCAGCGAGGATCTCGGAATCGCGCTGAGCCATGAGCTCCTTGACGTCGTCGGAAAGACCGTTCAGTACGGTCTGGACTTCTTGCTGCTTGGCCTGCATATCCTGCATCTGAGCCGTCTGCTGGTCCTTGAGTTTCTCCAGGTCGGCCTTTTGTGATTCGAGCTCGGTCTTCTGTGCGTCGAGCTCGGCCTGAATCGTCTGGATGTCCTCGATGGCATCGCGGTCGCTCTTGTTGATCTTCTCAACGTAATGCGCGTTGGCGACGAGTTCCTCAAACGAGCCAGAGGCCAGCAGCAGCGACAGGATGTTCGTGCCGCCGGACTTGTAGCTGGCGGCCACGCGATCGGAAAGGTCGTTGCGCTTCTTCTTGAGCTCGGCCTTCTTTTCATCGATCTGGGCCTGCGTGTCGTCAATCTTGCCCTGGACATTCTCGATGTCGTTGAGGGTCTGGGCATTCTTGTTGGCCAGCGCCGCATACTCATTTGCGATGCTGTCGAGCTGGGCCTGAACCTCGTCGAGCTGGGCTTGGGCGGCATTCAGTTTATCGGTGGTTTCTTTGGATGCCTCCGCCGCATGGGCGCGAGTGGGCAGGCCAAAAAGAAATGCCGCAGAAGCGGCGCCGAACAGGGCCTTGAGGGCAGTGCGGCGCGAGAGCTCCTGGGAAAGGATGGAATCGCTGTTTGGTGACATATGTACTCCGTTACATGCTTATTTATATGTCGCTCAACTCATACATATTAGCGTACATATGGCGCGTCCCAACGATTTCCACGAACGGCAGGAAACTGCAAGGTCGGCGGCTCGTAAGCAATTGTCAAATTTGAGGTAACAATTGAGCAAGCTCTTCTATGAGTACGTTAACATACTCCTCTGCTTTTCCTACAGCGCACGATTTGGGCGTCCCCGCCTGCGCTATACTCCCCTCTAGAAGTGTTCCTGATTCGATAGGAGACTACATGTCCAAAGCACTCGACCCCAAAGACACCTGCGTCCTCGTTACCGGTGGCGCCGGCTTTATCGGCTCGCACACCGTCGTTCAGCTGCTCGAGGGTGGCTATCAGGTCGTCATCGTCGATGATCTCTCCAACTCCAGCGCCGTCGCCGTCGACCGCGTCAAGACCATCGTGGGCGACGAGGCCGCCAAGAACCTCACCTTCTACGAGGCCAACGTGCTCGACCGCGATGCGATGAACAAGATCTTCGATACCCATCAGATCGACCGCGTCATCCACTTTGCCGGCTTTAAGGCCGTCGGCGAGTCGGTGAGCAAGCCCGTCGAGTACTACCACAACAACATCGAGAACACCCTGGTGCTCATCGACGTCATGCGCAACCATGGCTGCAAGTCCATCATCTTCTCGAGCTCCTCGACCGTCTACGGCGACCCGGACAACCCGCCCGTCACCGAGGAGGATCCCAAGAAGCCCGCGACCAACCCCTATGGTTGGACCAAGTGGATGATCGAGCAGATCCTTATGGACGTCCACACCGCCGACCCCGAGTGGGACGTCGTGTTGCTCCGTTACTTCAACCCCATCGGCGCTCATCCGTCGGGCCTGATCGGCGAGGATCCCAAGGGCATCCCCAACAACCTGGTGCCCTATGTCGCCCAGGTCGCCGTGGGCAAGCTCGAGGCCGTTCAGGTCTTTGGCAACGACTACCCCACCCCCGACGGCACCGGCGTGCGCGACTACATCCACGTGTGCGATCTGGCCTCTGGTCACGTTGCCGCCCTTAACTGGATGAACGGCAAGACCGGCGTCGAGATCTTTAACCTGGGCACCGGCACCGGCACCTCGGTACTCGAGGTCGTCGCCGCCTTCTCCAAGGCTTGCGGCAAGGAGCTGCCCTACGTGATCCGCGAGCGCCGCGCCGGCGACATCGCTGCCAACTGGTGCGATGCCTCCAAGGCCGAGCGCATGATGGGCTGGAAAGCCCAGTACGACATCGCGGACATGTGCCGCGATAGCTGGAACTGGCAGAGCCACAACCCCAACGGCTTCGCCGACGCCGAGTAGCAAAAACCTACATACCGTTCTTGCCCCGATCTCACGTTGTGAGGTCGGGGCTTTTTCATGGCATGTAGCCATTCGCCGAAAATCGACCAACTTTTTTATCTTGCCTGTACATGTTTAAACAACATGTTTTACAATAGGCGTATCGAATCAGAACATCGGAGGCGGACTGCATACCCATCGGCAGGCCGACCCCACAACAAGAAGGTTGGTGAGCGCATTCATGGAGCGTGCAAGCGGCGTCCTCATGCCCGTCTCATCTCTGCCCGGACCATACGGAATCGGCGGCTTTGGCTGGAATGCCTACGACTTCGTCGATTTTCTCGCCTCGTGCAAACAACATTACTGGCAGATTCTGCCCCTTACGACGACCAGCTATGGCGATTCGCCCTATCAGTCGTTCTCGGCCCGCGCAGGCAACCCCAACTTTATCGACTTTGCCGAGCTTATCGAGGCAGGGTATCTGGAGCAGCGCGATATCGATGGCGTGTATCTGGGATCCGACCCCAGCAATGTCGACTACGGTGCTATCTTTGGCGGCCGCCGTCAGATTCTCGACCGCGCCGCTGAGCGCTTTGCTGCCGACAAGCCGGCCGATTTCGATGACTTTATCCAGGCCAACGAGGACTGGCTCATCCCCTACTGTGAGTTCATGACCGTCAAAGAGGAGTGCGGTCTCAAGGCGTTTTGGGAGTGGCCCGCGGAGCTCCGCACCCGCGGCGAGGCTACCGCCAAGGTCTGCGCCGACCATCCGGCGCGTATGCTCTACCACCAGATGACGCAGTACTTCTTCGATCGCCAGTGGAGCCGCCTCAAGGCCTATGCCAACGAGCGCGACATTCTTATCATCGGCGACCTACCCATCTATGTCTCGCGTGACTCCGTCGAGATGTGGGCGACACCCGAGCTCTTTAAGATCGACGCCGCCGGCAATCCCGTGAGCGTCGCCGGCACGCCGCCCGACCAGTTCTCGGCCACCGGCCAGTACTGGGGCAACCCCATCTACGACTGGGACGCCATGGAGGCCGACGGCTTCTCCTGGTGGGAGGGCCGCATTCGCGCCGCCCTCGACATGTACGACGTCATCCGCCTGGATCACTTCCGCGGCTTCGAGGCCTATTGGGAGGTGCCGTTCTCCTCGCCCGATTCGTCCTACGGTTCGTGGACGCAGGGTCCCGGCCTCAAGCTCTTCAAGACGCTCGAGGAAAAGCTCGGCACGCTGCCCATCATCGCCGAGGACCTGGGCTTCCTCACCCCCGGCGTCATCGACATGCGCGACAACTCAGGCTTCCCCGGCATGAAGATCCTGCAGTTTGCCTTTGAGGGCACCAACTCGTACTACCTGCCGCACAACTACATTGCCAACACCGTCGCCTACGTGGGCACCCACGACAACGAGACGGCGCGCGGCTGGTTTGAGGGAACGGCCACCCCGCGTCAGCGCGAGCAGGCAGCCCTGTACACCCATCAGCAGGCCGGCGAACCCATGGCAGATGCACTCAATCGCACCATCGCCGCCAGCGTGAGCGACACGTGCATCTACACCATGCAGGACCTGCTTAACCTGGGCAATGAGGCGCGCATCAACACCCCTGCCACCCTGGGCGGCAACTGGACCTGGCGCATGCTCGACGGCGCCATCACCCGCGAGCTCGAGCACAAACTCACCGACTGGACCGAGACCTACTTCCGCATCCCGTCGGAAGCCGAAATCGAGCTTCCTCAATAGGAGCTACCGCGCCCGACCCCTCCCCACCGTGCGGACGCGCTTGCTTTTCCCGCGCGAGGCCACCCCAATCCCCTCGCGCGGGATTCTTTTGAATTTCTGACATGTAGTCAACTCACCACAGGAGGAAACATGCCCCGCATCAATCTCGCGGATCTTGCCGAGCAGTCCTTTGGAACTTCGCTCGAGCAACTCGATGACCGCCGCATTTACAAACTGCTGGTCAAGCTCGTGCAGGAGCGCTCTGCCGCCTGCCCGCTCAACAACGGCAAGAAAAAGCTCTATTACATTTCCGCCGAATTTTTGATCGGCAAGCTGCTCATCAACAACATGATCGACCTCGGCATCTACGACGAGGTTAAGGACCAGCTCACCGCCGCAGGCCACGACCTCAACAAGATCGAGGAGTTCGAGGTCGAGCCGTCGCTCGGCAACGGCGGCCTGGGCCGCCTGGCCGCGTGCTTCCTGGATTCCATCGCCACGCTGGGCTTGACCGGCGATGGCGTGGGCCTCAACTATCACTACGGTCTGTTCCGTCAGCGCTTTGTCGACAACCAGCAGAAGGCCGTCCCCGACGAGTGGCTCGGTGAGCAGGACATCCTAG
The DNA window shown above is from Collinsella aerofaciens and carries:
- a CDS encoding LacI family DNA-binding transcriptional regulator, translated to MANKVTLKQIAQEVGLSPSSVSLVLNNRPCRISEENRKLIKEVAARNHYVPNQIARSLVMRESRTLGLIVPNIESRFFASLAGSLEKRCREDGYALFITSSGGSADDDLELLRQLVTRGVDGVFLVVGDEFSDDRALREEVSHLPIPAVMVDRAIEGLECDKVMFDHEMGGYMATRYLIEQGHRRIACLVNARRSNTGRKRLAGYERALREVGLPIDARLEFESEYYISSAYEASEAVLATDATAVFASSDNIALGLLKRLHEMGKSIPGDISVVSYDNSAADVLFEPALTAIEQDPGVLAEHAFGCMSKRLAGRGGRRAEEVVLEPALIVKDSVLELTKHN
- the murB gene encoding UDP-N-acetylmuramate dehydrogenase; protein product: MHENDFFNEDLLCALAGVAGEDNVLMSEPMREHTTFKIGGPADVFVTPDTEQGLVATLDTCYRCDLPLTIVGNGSDLLVGDKGIRGVVVALGEGLSNITVNGTHVTAAAGALLSDVAAAAAEAGLTGMEPISGIPGSVGGACYMNAGAYGACMADVLESVRVYKPARQLDDGTRGSGNIIEFDVDELNLGYRKSRIADDGFIVLSATFNLAPGNAAMIKADMDDYRQRREDKQPLDMPSAGSTFKRPEGYFAGKLIMDAGLRGHAIGGAQVSEKHCGFIVNADHATAADVDELIRHIQTTVKDQFDVDLEPEVHRVGEFL
- the galE gene encoding UDP-glucose 4-epimerase GalE, giving the protein MSKALDPKDTCVLVTGGAGFIGSHTVVQLLEGGYQVVIVDDLSNSSAVAVDRVKTIVGDEAAKNLTFYEANVLDRDAMNKIFDTHQIDRVIHFAGFKAVGESVSKPVEYYHNNIENTLVLIDVMRNHGCKSIIFSSSSTVYGDPDNPPVTEEDPKKPATNPYGWTKWMIEQILMDVHTADPEWDVVLLRYFNPIGAHPSGLIGEDPKGIPNNLVPYVAQVAVGKLEAVQVFGNDYPTPDGTGVRDYIHVCDLASGHVAALNWMNGKTGVEIFNLGTGTGTSVLEVVAAFSKACGKELPYVIRERRAGDIAANWCDASKAERMMGWKAQYDIADMCRDSWNWQSHNPNGFADAE
- a CDS encoding coiled-coil domain-containing protein, with protein sequence MSPNSDSILSQELSRRTALKALFGAASAAFLFGLPTRAHAAEASKETTDKLNAAQAQLDEVQAQLDSIANEYAALANKNAQTLNDIENVQGKIDDTQAQIDEKKAELKKKRNDLSDRVAASYKSGGTNILSLLLASGSFEELVANAHYVEKINKSDRDAIEDIQTIQAELDAQKTELESQKADLEKLKDQQTAQMQDMQAKQQEVQTVLNGLSDDVKELMAQRDSEILAAAQAEEAARKAAAAAAASANTGSSSGGSSSGGGSYAGGIPQQTGGSGKQQAVVNACYSTPSPGQGWCAAWVTNVFRNAGVGYFGGNACDMFNAWCYSSDRSALQVGMIVADSSHSGTGAPGLIYGHVGIYVGGGIVMSNEGAITSKSLDSFISFYGTGSGVRWGWLGGIALS
- the malQ gene encoding 4-alpha-glucanotransferase; translation: MSAFMERASGVLMPVSSLPGPYGIGGFGWNAYDFVDFLASCKQHYWQILPLTTTSYGDSPYQSFSARAGNPNFIDFAELIEAGYLEQRDIDGVYLGSDPSNVDYGAIFGGRRQILDRAAERFAADKPADFDDFIQANEDWLIPYCEFMTVKEECGLKAFWEWPAELRTRGEATAKVCADHPARMLYHQMTQYFFDRQWSRLKAYANERDILIIGDLPIYVSRDSVEMWATPELFKIDAAGNPVSVAGTPPDQFSATGQYWGNPIYDWDAMEADGFSWWEGRIRAALDMYDVIRLDHFRGFEAYWEVPFSSPDSSYGSWTQGPGLKLFKTLEEKLGTLPIIAEDLGFLTPGVIDMRDNSGFPGMKILQFAFEGTNSYYLPHNYIANTVAYVGTHDNETARGWFEGTATPRQREQAALYTHQQAGEPMADALNRTIAASVSDTCIYTMQDLLNLGNEARINTPATLGGNWTWRMLDGAITRELEHKLTDWTETYFRIPSEAEIELPQ